The nucleotide window GATGCTGTGGAACATATGAAATCAAAATTCGATATGAGAAATGGGGGTGATAGGAACGTGCAAAAATTTCCCATGCCCTCTAAATTAGTATTCTTGATGCGATATGGGTTTCAGACAGAAGACAAAAATATTTTAAGTTATGTCGATTTGACCCTAGATAAAATGGCATTTGGGGGCATTTACGACCAAATTGGTGGTGGCTTTGCACGATACGCTGTCGATAGTTTGTGGCATGTTCCGCACTTTGAAAAAATGCTGTACGACAATGCTCAGCTCGTAACACTTTACAGTAAGGCATATAGAAGAAACCAAAAAAGTCTATATAAGTCTGTTATTGTTGAAACCTTAAATTTTGTTGAATCAGAATTAACTAATGGAGTAGAGGGATTTTATTCCTCCCTAGATGCTGATAGCAACACGGAAAGTGGTGAATTAGAGGAAGGTGCCTATTATGTCTGGTCTGAAAATGAACTTAAGTCTATTTTGGGCAATGATTTTAATCTATTTCAAGCTTATTACAATGTCAACAAAAATGGTCTTTGGGAGCATAATAAGTATGTTCTTAGAAGAACGGAAGCAGATTCTGTATTTGTTAAAAATAATAGCTTGGAACAGCAAGAATTTGAAGAATTAAAGTCTAGTTGGAAAAGGATATTATTAGCTCAAAGGGAAAAAAAGTCCAAACCCCGATTAGATGACAAAATCCTAACTTCTTGGTCTGCATTGATGGTTTCGGGTTATGTTAATGCTTACAAAGCATTGAGTGACGAAAATTACAAAAAGGTTGCCGTAACCCACGGAAATTTTCTGAAATCAAAGATTAGAATGGAAGATGGTGGATTATACCATATGTATAAAGATGGAAAAGCCTCGGTTACCGGATATTTAGAAGATTATGCTGCTACAATACAGGCATTTTTAGGTATTTATGAGATTACTTTTGATCCAGAGTGGTTGAAGGTGGCCGAACAACTCACCAATTATACCATTGAACATTTTCAAGATAAAGAACATGGATTGTTTTACTTCACATCCATAAATAATGACCCTTTAATAAGCAGAAAGTTGGAGCTTTATGATAATGTTATACCTGCTTCAAATTCTATTATGTCAAAGAATTTGTTCTTGTTAAGTCACTATTTAGATAAGCCAAATTATTTGGATTTGTCTGGGGCAATGATTGATGCTATATTGACAGATTTAAAAAATGCTCCATCAGGATTTTTCAATTGGATGGATGTGATGATGGATCAACTTGGGCCATTTTACGAAGTAGCCATTAATGGAAAAAAGGCTGACCAGTATGCAAGTGAGTATTACCGCTATTATATTCCAAATAATTTAACCGTTGGCGCTGAGAATGAATCTGAGTTACCCCTATTGGAAAATCGCTATCAGAAGGAAAAGACCTTGGTTTATGTCTGTGTGAATAAAACCTGTAAACTTCCTGTAGATTCTATAGAGAAAGCGATCCCTTTAATAGAAACAGAATTTAAATAACTTTAGAAGGGGTAACCGATTGCAAAATTGAAGATGGTTTCATCAAATTGAAAGTTAAAGCGTTCACCTTCTGGCAAACCTGGATCATGAAACGGAGCCGCAAAATCGAATCTTAAAACAAAACCTTGAATGTCCACTCGAAGACCAACGCCAGCTCCCATTCCTAATTCACTTAAAAATTTACCGGTAAATTTACCTCCGGGTACTGTTGCATTCTCTTTAGATAACCAAACATTACCGGCATCTGCAAAAACTGCCCCATTTAAAAATGAAAACAATGGGAACCTGTATTCTACATTAGCCTCAAATCGTATATTACCGATCTGATCGAAAAACGTGCTGTTGTCCTCAGGTTCTTGAAAAGTGCCTGGACCTAAAGACCTAAGTCTGAAAGCTCTTACACTATAGGGCCCACCAGAAACATATTGTTTTATAAAAGGGATTACCTCAGAATTGCCGTATGCAAGACCATAACCTGCAAAAAGCCGAGATGCCAAGGTTTGATTATTTCCGAAATTATAATGGTAATGGAGATCAACGTCTAATTTGGCAAATTGTGCATATTCCATCCCAAAAACAGTTTTGTTGCTTGAGACTTCATCTTCTTTGCCAATTAGACCAGTTAAATTTCCAGCAGTTTCAAAATTGGCGCTAAAATATATTTGGTGTGTTTTATTTTGGTCAACCATACCATTGTAGGTAAATCCCAATAAGGTGCCAGGGATAAATTCTTGTTCAAAACTTTGTTGTAGAAAAGGGTTGGCTTCCAGTATATCTTCGAATTCAGCAGTGGTATTGGAAAGTTTTGTTATAACCACGGAAATTGGAGAATAATCATAGGTTATAAAGCGGTTTGCATTCCAACTATAACCAAAACTTGTATTGGCGTTAACAAGTTGATATAGCCCAGTTCTCGATAGGTAATTAAGACCTAAGGTTGCTTTTGTTTTGGGAATGGAGTATTGAAAAAATTCATTTTCAATTTTTATTGGAGAAAGCATACGAGGAAATAATAATTCGGTATTCAAACCAACTTCAATATTTCTAAAGCCATTTTGGTTTCCCTTCGACATTTGGAATTCGTATCCAGTATGTGCCGAAACACTCAATAATTCTCCACCTTTAAATAAATTGCGATTTACAAATGTAATAGCAAGCCGTGGGCCAGCAAAATTGTTCGATTTACTAACAGCTTGTAATTCGGCACGTACAGCACGTTTATTTAGCGGTGATAAATAAATGTCGGTTTTAAGGTATCCAATGCTGTCATTAGATAAACTATCTATTTCGTTATGCTGTATGTTAACATATTTGTAGGAACCCAAGGTAGAAAGCCTTCTGGAAGTACTTCTAGACTCTCCAGGATCGTAGAGTTGTCCTTCGGCTAAAGTAATAAATGGATCTAACCTATGTTCCTTGAAAAATAACTCATTTCGCAAATAATTTTTACCGTTAAAACGAATAGTATCTTTTGGGATAGAATCGGTAGTTATGTCGTAATTCGGATAAATATTTATTTCTGTTATCCTATATGGAATCAATGCTGATTTAGGAACATCTTTTTTTAACCTCAGATACAGATCGAATCGCTTATTTTTATACCTATTGGTGTCTGCCTCAAACAATAGAAAATTTTGATTGAAATTGTAATAACCCTTGCGTTTAAGACCATTATCTATGCGGTCTCTCTCTAATTTTAAGGCATCTAAATCAAATCGCATCCCAGGTTTGAAGTTGGTCTCCTCAACTAATTCACCTATCCGGGTTTTTAGAGGCTCTTCTATGGAATCTAATTGAAAAGTTTTCATTTTATAAGGTTTGGTCACCTTCACCTTATAAATTGCATCGGCAGTTTTTTCCTCCTCAACAAAATCAGATGATGCCGTACTGTAAAAAAATCCACGGTTTTCTAGGCGGTTTACCAACAAATCTTCCACTTCATAAAGTTGAACATCTGATTGGTATACTGGCTCCTCTCCCAATTTTTTGTAAAGCCATCTATTGATAAAACCTGGGTGTTCCTTTTGGTTTTTGTAATAGAAATATAGCCCTGGCCGCATACCTAAAAAGGAAGAGTTTGGTTCAGGCATCAGGGCTTGTTCTAACACATCCTTTAATTGGGACTCATTAGGGATTATCGAATCTGGTTGAATTTCCACCGAAGCACCAGTATACAGGCGTTCACCATCAGGAACATATTTCAATGCATTACATGATACCAATATGATGGCGATGCCAATAGTTAGGAATACATATGTTTTTGAAACGTACTTCAACTTAACGGCTAATTTTTACTTGTTTGATCATCCTCTGGTATTGGAGGCGTTTTATCCTCGTTCTTTTCAATTTTCTGATTAGAATGGAACATTAATTCCCATAATTCAGAAAACTTATTGAATTCTTGAGTAAAGATGAGTGCAATTCCATTCATTATAACCTGTCCATCAAAAATATTTTCATATGCATTTTTTCTAAACCCCTTAATTTGGTAGCGCCCATCCTCTGTGATGTCGTACAAAATGCTAAAATTGCCAATGACCGGGTTTCCTTGTTGAGATTGATCTTGGCCTTGAATGTCTACCTCGCTTCCAACTTCGATGGTAAGTCGATCATTCAAGAATTTCTTTCTAGCAGCTATATCTAACTGTGTACGTTCTTGGGGTGAGGATCCTTGGTAATCAGTGAAGGTGTCTAAGTTAAAGGATACATCCACACCAGCATTGCCCAAAACGCTGTCTGAAAAAGCATTTAATTGATCTGAAATAGCCTCATTTATATTGTCTCTTGCAAAATTATCGAACCCGCCACTACCGCCATCATTCCCGGAAGATGGGTAGAAACGATTTAGAACTAACAAAGAAAATACTTGTTTGTTCAATTCACCTTCTTGCTCATTAACCTGTTGGATTCTGCCATAAACCTGCCCGCCTATAGAACCACGGTTGTCTTCAGGCATGTCTAAATCGAAGGAAATATCAGGGCGCATTAGTTCTCCGTCGATATTTAGGTAGACATAAAATGGGAGTGATTGCCTAAATTGATTTTTTAGATTAGGGTCGACCCCGCTTAAAGATGGTCCCATAAGTGGAGAGGCAGATGCCTCAACTTCATAAACAGCTTTTATTCGTAATTCAGCATCAAATGGATTACCAGACCAACGGATTTGTCCTCCAGGCATCAATTCGAATCTTCTATTAACCAATTGGTAAAGACTCATTTCGTAATGTCCTCCGTTTATTTCGTAAATACCACTTAGGGTCATTCTGCCATTTGGTTTCATTCTATAAGTGAATTCACCGTTTCCATGCACATTGAAGTTATCGTTCGATTGTTCGTTAATGACAATGGTAAAATTAGCATCGTTTTCTATATTGAAGTTGGCAGAAATATCGAATCCGGTAACTTCAGCTAATTCTTCCTGATTTTGGGTTAAGATGGAGTTTGGATTGTCCTTATTGACAAATACAACAACACCATCCCGTTCTTCCATATTTACACTTGCCGATGGCATTACATAAGTAATGTTGGTTACATCTTTAACCTGAGCATTGCCAGTTATAATTGGTATCTGTATATCTCCCTGAATATCTACATCAGCACTTATAACGGCCAGTCCATAAAATTTGTCATTGTCCTCTTTTGTAGAGTTCATCGCCTCAAATTGATCCGCTTTTATGCTTAGATTGAAGGTAGGATTTAGATAAGTTTCTGTTCCTATTTCCCCATTAAAAACTAAAGTGTTGTTTTTTGCATCCTTAACAGTGAAATTGTCCATTTCAATCAGATTATTGTTAACCTGCAAAATTTCATTTTCCAAGGTGAAAGGTGCATTAAGGGCAGTGAGTGTAAATTGTGCGTTGGTGAAATGCAGGTTTCCCGAATATTGAGGTTCAAGAAATGATCCGTTAACCGCAAATTCTCCTGTAAAATCACCTTGCCCATCCTTAATTGCTCCTAAGGAAAGGCCCTCTAACGCTTTCATTTTAAATTCATGAATATCTAATTTGAGATCTAGATTGGAGGTTTCATTTTGGGTGATATAATCTCCGGCCAAAGTAAGAATCACATCTCCTCCCTGTGTGTCTAAATTAAAATCATAGCGATTGCCCCCCAGCGCATCTCCTTCAAAAGTTAAGGTGCCAAAAGAGGTGTCGAGCAGCTCGAGATTTTGGATTGAAATGTCCGCGACTATTCCGGTGTCCGTCATTGGTTTCTCAAAAACCAACTCGCCTGACAGGATTCCCTTTGCAATTTCATCATTGGGGTTTAAATAGTCTAGAACTTCCTGGATGTCGAAATTGTTAAAAACTAAGGCGATATGCTCTTGTGAAATGTTTTGTAAGTCGTCTCTAAAACCAATTGACTGTTCATTCCTGGTTAACATAAAATCCGTAAACCCTAATTGTGTAGGAGTGTAAGTAAATTGATTTGTTTCTGGGATATTCCAAGGCTTAAAATTGAATGTTAGGTCCTTTGGGTTAACAGTATAAATTAATTCATCTCTGTTGCCGGAAATTTTCGAGTTAACATACATCATCGTGGTATCGTTATTAAAAGCCTTGAATACCAACTCCATTTCATTATTTTGCTGCACACCCGTAATCACAGTTTTTTGAATATCTAAGGGCCCTGCTTTTATTTCCTTAAAGTTTAAATTAAAATCGAAAAGTTCCTTGTCTGTATTAACATCCAGCAGAAGGCTGTCTAATTCATAACCATTGTAATTAATGTGGGGTGCGTTTACATTTGCTACTAATTTTCTTTCCTTTTCAGCAAAATCCATCGAAAGTGTGATAGTGTCTAAGTCCCTTAGATTAACAAAAAATACCTTATCGATGACGGGATCTGAAGAAAGCCTGCCCCTCACTTTAACATTAACTGGATTTTGAATGGAATCAATTCTACTAACATCGCGATAAAAATAACTGTATAGATGTGTTTTTAGTGCTTCTGTTAGATGCACAGGTTCAGAATTAGATTCTAGGTCTAGGTTTAATATTTTATTATTGATTTGAAGTGAAGTCGTATCTGGTTGCACATGAGCTAAGGCGCTAACATCTCCAAGTAAATAACTGCTATTGTCATATACCACTATTCCTCTGTCAATTACAGCAGCAACATCATAATTCTCCGAATTACCCTTAAAATCGGCATTTAAAATAAATCCTGCCCGAATATCCCTTGTAACCAATCCTAGACTTTGCAGATTAACCCCAATGACATCCAACGTGAGAAATGCTTCTGTATTAATTGAATCTAAAACAACGTAAGAACTTAAATTGAGATTTACATTGTCATCCTTATATTCAGATTTTAAATGGCCCTTTCCTTTTTCAAAGCTTCCGGATAATTCTAAATCTTTGATTTTGTAATTCTTTAGGTTTAAGGAATCAATAGTGGCCTTTAGGCGGGCATCTAAAGTGTTGATATTGTTGCCAATTCCATTTGCTTGTATTGTGGCGGTTAATGGACCTAATTGTTCATTTTTCAAGAGGTTTTGTAATTGAATATTCTGAAATTCAATCCCCGAATTGAAATCTATAATATCACCAAATCCAAATTTTCCATTGACTATAGCATTGCCTTGGTCTGTTTTTAATGTAAGATTAGCGATGATTTCCTCGCTAGTTCCTTTTGCTTCTCCTTTTAATAACAGTTGTTTGGGAAGCGAAATTCCCATTTGGGTTGTATCTAGAAAAACGGCTAAATCCTTGGGGGTAGTCACTGCTTCCAAACTATTGATTTCGTATGCTAAGGTTTCCGGGTTTGAAGGATTTGAAATAATTCCCGAGAGTTGTAAGCTAGTTTCTGGTCCCCAATTTACCTGTGTATTCCTAAGATCTATTTTCGAAAAAGCACCATTTGCGTTTATACGTCCAGATATCGTATGGATCTGTATTTTTTTAAAGTTGGCATTTTCGGACAGATCTTTTTGAAAATAGGTTGCCAATTCCGGATTAATATTGAAGTTGGGAATGTTGACATTGAGGTAGCCTGTTTCAGGATTTGAAATAAATTGATTCAAATCGTCATATGTAACTAGGAGGTCTCCTCGAAGTTTACTATTGTTTAGGCTTAAATTCAGATTTTTTAACTCGATATTGTTTTCATCTATTATTACATTACCCACCAATTCGTTAAGTGTTAAGCCTGATTGTTCATTAAAATTGGCTTCATTTATATTGGTTTTTACCAAGCCTTCTTTTAAAATTAACTCGTTGAACTCTAAATTCAATTCTGCCAATTTTATATTGTTTGGATTAAATTCCCCTTTGATGTTTGGAGATTTGCCATTTGTTAGCTCAAAGTAATTATTCTCGAAATCAGCACGATTGATTTCTAAGGCTATAGGTGGCCAAGTAAATTCTTGATTTGAAGCAGGGGTCGACTTGGGATCTTCAGTAATACCATTGGTAGAAAGATTCAAAACTATTTTAGAATTGAGGAGTTCTATATGGTCAATGGTATATTTAGGATCTTCTAGATTTATTGCAACAATGCTACCTGAAAGTTTTTCTAATTCTAAGTTGAGATTTAAATCGTCCAATTCAGAATTAAAGTGAAAATTAACCGTTTCAAAAGCTATATGTTCAAAAAGGAAAAATGGTAAGGGTGAATCTTCTGAACTAGTTGTGTCTTGCGGTTGAATCAAACTAATTTCTATATCAGAATGTTTCAAATTAACATTAGACACATCAAATTGAAGGCCATCTAAATCCATTTTCTCCATCTCTGCCTGTAAACTGCCAATTCTATAATTGCTATTCATTCCAGAAACAGCATCGTTAAATACAACTTTAATATCAGTAAGATCAACTTCACCAATAGAAAATGAGTAAGCCACTGCGTTTGTATCTGCCACAGTTGTGGTTGAATCTTGTGTGGCTAAGGCATTAACCAAAAATTGAAAACTGAATCCTTGCAAGGAATCTTTTCTAATTACATTGGCTCTAAGTCCTTCCCAGTTTACATTCTTAATTGCAATTTCGTGGTTGCTAATAATAGGCCATATAGGTAAATTAACTTCAAGGTATTTGGAGTAAACCAAGGTATCTTCTTTTGTGTCTTCAAGAAAAATGCCCTCAGCGACCAGATTTCCGCCAAATGAAAGATAAGCTTTGTCAATGGAAACCTCTGTACCCGTTTTATCGGTGATATAGGTTACAATCTTATTTACTATTATGCCTTGTCCCCAAGGACTCCTAATAAACATTACTAATAGGACAAAAAATAACAAGAGACCTAAAAAAATTCTTCCAATAATTCGGAGTACTTTTTTTAAAGGTCTAGGGATTTTTGTGGTTATGTTCTTGGAATCGTTCAGTTACATCCTAATTTTGAGCCATTCAAATTTAAGATTTACAGAATTGGAAAGTGTGTCTATACAGTAAAAATTTGTTGCAAACAGCACAAATTATGTAGGTTATGGGCAAAAATTTTTTTAGACTACTCTTGTTTGAAATGGCTCATAAAATTGTTGGGATGAGCACCGGTACGGAAATTTTGATTCAAATGATCTATGGACACCATATCTTGTTCTGAAATTTCAAAGTCAAAAATTAAAGAATTCTCAATTATTCGATTTTTATTGGTGCTTTTTGGAATAACTAAAATATCCTTCTGTAAATTCCATCTTAATATTATTTGAGCCACTGTTTTCCCATACTTAATAGCTAGTTTATTAAGTAGTTCATTGTCTAATATTTTTCCCCGCATCAAAGGTGACCATCCCTCAAAGGCAATTGAATGTTGATTGCAATAACCTAGTAAATCGGATTGGACCAGATGGGGGTGCCACTCGCATTGGTTTAACATTGGCAAATGTTCACCTTTCTGCTTCAAGTTTTGTAAATGTTCTATTGTGCAATTGCTAACACCGATGGCCCGAATCCTTCCCTCGTTATAAAGTTGTTCCATGGCTTTCCAGGATTCTTCATATTTGTCTGGAACCGGCCAATGAATCAGGTACAAGTCTAACACCTCCAACTTTAAAAGTTTCATGGACAGATCGAAGGCCTTTAAAGTTTTATCATATCCC belongs to Aegicerativicinus sediminis and includes:
- a CDS encoding aldo/keto reductase → MKFPSSITDTKTLMNGIEIPYLGLGVYKSKSGPEVINAIHDAFNAGYRRIDTATFYENEESVGKAIIESDLNRNDVFVTTKLWIDDQGYDKTLKAFDLSMKLLKLEVLDLYLIHWPVPDKYEESWKAMEQLYNEGRIRAIGVSNCTIEHLQNLKQKGEHLPMLNQCEWHPHLVQSDLLGYCNQHSIAFEGWSPLMRGKILDNELLNKLAIKYGKTVAQIILRWNLQKDILVIPKSTNKNRIIENSLIFDFEISEQDMVSIDHLNQNFRTGAHPNNFMSHFKQE
- a CDS encoding thioredoxin domain-containing protein — encoded protein: MRAFLLKITLSLCMVLTYMGCRENKSESMNEEKQANDLINEQSPYLLQHAYNPVDWKPWSNEALEEAKKANKLVVVSIGYASCHWCHVMEEESFENDSVAAIMNEHFINIKVDREERPDVDQIYMDAAQLMTGRGGWPLNCITLPDGRPVYAGTYHTKDQWIQVLDQLQSLYVKSPDKMEQYASRLMGGLEKMNLVTIPEDKTSFTSETVFDAVEHMKSKFDMRNGGDRNVQKFPMPSKLVFLMRYGFQTEDKNILSYVDLTLDKMAFGGIYDQIGGGFARYAVDSLWHVPHFEKMLYDNAQLVTLYSKAYRRNQKSLYKSVIVETLNFVESELTNGVEGFYSSLDADSNTESGELEEGAYYVWSENELKSILGNDFNLFQAYYNVNKNGLWEHNKYVLRRTEADSVFVKNNSLEQQEFEELKSSWKRILLAQREKKSKPRLDDKILTSWSALMVSGYVNAYKALSDENYKKVAVTHGNFLKSKIRMEDGGLYHMYKDGKASVTGYLEDYAATIQAFLGIYEITFDPEWLKVAEQLTNYTIEHFQDKEHGLFYFTSINNDPLISRKLELYDNVIPASNSIMSKNLFLLSHYLDKPNYLDLSGAMIDAILTDLKNAPSGFFNWMDVMMDQLGPFYEVAINGKKADQYASEYYRYYIPNNLTVGAENESELPLLENRYQKEKTLVYVCVNKTCKLPVDSIEKAIPLIETEFK
- a CDS encoding translocation/assembly module TamB domain-containing protein; translation: MFIRSPWGQGIIVNKIVTYITDKTGTEVSIDKAYLSFGGNLVAEGIFLEDTKEDTLVYSKYLEVNLPIWPIISNHEIAIKNVNWEGLRANVIRKDSLQGFSFQFLVNALATQDSTTTVADTNAVAYSFSIGEVDLTDIKVVFNDAVSGMNSNYRIGSLQAEMEKMDLDGLQFDVSNVNLKHSDIEISLIQPQDTTSSEDSPLPFFLFEHIAFETVNFHFNSELDDLNLNLELEKLSGSIVAINLEDPKYTIDHIELLNSKIVLNLSTNGITEDPKSTPASNQEFTWPPIALEINRADFENNYFELTNGKSPNIKGEFNPNNIKLAELNLEFNELILKEGLVKTNINEANFNEQSGLTLNELVGNVIIDENNIELKNLNLSLNNSKLRGDLLVTYDDLNQFISNPETGYLNVNIPNFNINPELATYFQKDLSENANFKKIQIHTISGRINANGAFSKIDLRNTQVNWGPETSLQLSGIISNPSNPETLAYEINSLEAVTTPKDLAVFLDTTQMGISLPKQLLLKGEAKGTSEEIIANLTLKTDQGNAIVNGKFGFGDIIDFNSGIEFQNIQLQNLLKNEQLGPLTATIQANGIGNNINTLDARLKATIDSLNLKNYKIKDLELSGSFEKGKGHLKSEYKDDNVNLNLSSYVVLDSINTEAFLTLDVIGVNLQSLGLVTRDIRAGFILNADFKGNSENYDVAAVIDRGIVVYDNSSYLLGDVSALAHVQPDTTSLQINNKILNLDLESNSEPVHLTEALKTHLYSYFYRDVSRIDSIQNPVNVKVRGRLSSDPVIDKVFFVNLRDLDTITLSMDFAEKERKLVANVNAPHINYNGYELDSLLLDVNTDKELFDFNLNFKEIKAGPLDIQKTVITGVQQNNEMELVFKAFNNDTTMMYVNSKISGNRDELIYTVNPKDLTFNFKPWNIPETNQFTYTPTQLGFTDFMLTRNEQSIGFRDDLQNISQEHIALVFNNFDIQEVLDYLNPNDEIAKGILSGELVFEKPMTDTGIVADISIQNLELLDTSFGTLTFEGDALGGNRYDFNLDTQGGDVILTLAGDYITQNETSNLDLKLDIHEFKMKALEGLSLGAIKDGQGDFTGEFAVNGSFLEPQYSGNLHFTNAQFTLTALNAPFTLENEILQVNNNLIEMDNFTVKDAKNNTLVFNGEIGTETYLNPTFNLSIKADQFEAMNSTKEDNDKFYGLAVISADVDIQGDIQIPIITGNAQVKDVTNITYVMPSASVNMEERDGVVVFVNKDNPNSILTQNQEELAEVTGFDISANFNIENDANFTIVINEQSNDNFNVHGNGEFTYRMKPNGRMTLSGIYEINGGHYEMSLYQLVNRRFELMPGGQIRWSGNPFDAELRIKAVYEVEASASPLMGPSLSGVDPNLKNQFRQSLPFYVYLNIDGELMRPDISFDLDMPEDNRGSIGGQVYGRIQQVNEQEGELNKQVFSLLVLNRFYPSSGNDGGSGGFDNFARDNINEAISDQLNAFSDSVLGNAGVDVSFNLDTFTDYQGSSPQERTQLDIAARKKFLNDRLTIEVGSEVDIQGQDQSQQGNPVIGNFSILYDITEDGRYQIKGFRKNAYENIFDGQVIMNGIALIFTQEFNKFSELWELMFHSNQKIEKNEDKTPPIPEDDQTSKN
- the tamL gene encoding translocation and assembly module lipoprotein TamL, producing MKYVSKTYVFLTIGIAIILVSCNALKYVPDGERLYTGASVEIQPDSIIPNESQLKDVLEQALMPEPNSSFLGMRPGLYFYYKNQKEHPGFINRWLYKKLGEEPVYQSDVQLYEVEDLLVNRLENRGFFYSTASSDFVEEEKTADAIYKVKVTKPYKMKTFQLDSIEEPLKTRIGELVEETNFKPGMRFDLDALKLERDRIDNGLKRKGYYNFNQNFLLFEADTNRYKNKRFDLYLRLKKDVPKSALIPYRITEINIYPNYDITTDSIPKDTIRFNGKNYLRNELFFKEHRLDPFITLAEGQLYDPGESRSTSRRLSTLGSYKYVNIQHNEIDSLSNDSIGYLKTDIYLSPLNKRAVRAELQAVSKSNNFAGPRLAITFVNRNLFKGGELLSVSAHTGYEFQMSKGNQNGFRNIEVGLNTELLFPRMLSPIKIENEFFQYSIPKTKATLGLNYLSRTGLYQLVNANTSFGYSWNANRFITYDYSPISVVITKLSNTTAEFEDILEANPFLQQSFEQEFIPGTLLGFTYNGMVDQNKTHQIYFSANFETAGNLTGLIGKEDEVSSNKTVFGMEYAQFAKLDVDLHYHYNFGNNQTLASRLFAGYGLAYGNSEVIPFIKQYVSGGPYSVRAFRLRSLGPGTFQEPEDNSTFFDQIGNIRFEANVEYRFPLFSFLNGAVFADAGNVWLSKENATVPGGKFTGKFLSELGMGAGVGLRVDIQGFVLRFDFAAPFHDPGLPEGERFNFQFDETIFNFAIGYPF